A stretch of DNA from Noviherbaspirillum sedimenti:
TCGCTGGAAAAGCGCTTCCCCTTCAATAGCCGTTACCTTGAATTGTTCGATATCCAGCTGAGCGCGCCACGACTGCGCTTGCAGCCGGACGGCAACCGCGTGCTGACCAGTTTCGACGCCGCGATTGCACCCGCCTGGCTCAAACGTTCGTGGCAAGGCAATTTCGCCCTGTCGGGCGTGCTGGCGATCGATCCGGCCAAAAATGCTGTGATATTGACCGAGCCGCGCGTAGAAACCCTCAACATCAATGGGCTGGATGCCAAATATGCCAGCCAATTAACGAAAATTGGCGGTTTGCTGGTCGAACAAGTATTCCGCGGCATGCCTATATATACATTTCAACCGGAGGATTTCCGGTATGGCGGCGCCTCTTTCTTGCCCACAAAAATCAACACGCAAGGCAATGGGCTCGTGGTAACCTTTGAGCCGGTAAAATAGCGCAATTGTTGTTCCCGTCTGGCATCTCCAGAACCCGCGCAGCGATGCATCGCGGGTTTTTTTATTGACTTTTTGGATACTCTTTACACGCCGCAATGGATTTCACGATTGTAATCAAGACCCTGATCATGGGTATCGTCGAAGGCTTGACGGAATTCCTGCCGATTTCGTCGACCGGGCACTTGATCCTGGCTGGCAGCCTGCTCGACTTTGGCAGCGATATCACGAGCGACAAGCTCAAGGTGTTCGAGATTGCCATCCAGTCCGGCGCCATGCTGGCAGTGTGCTGGGAATACCGGGTCAAGATCGCCGGCGTGCTGGCCGGCCTGTTTTCCGATGGCAAGGCGCAAAAATTTTCCCTGAACGTCGTGGCCGCGTTCCTGCCCGCCGCCATTCTTGGCTTGCTCTTCAACAAGGCCATCACGGCCGCGCTGTTTTCGCCAGTACCGGTGGCGCTGGCTTTCATCATTGGCGGCTTCATCATCCTGTGGGTGGAGCGGCGCAACCGTACCAACCCGGTGGCGGTACGGATCGAATCGGTCGACGACATGAATTTGCTCGACGCGGTCAAGGTCGGTTGTGCCCAGGCCTTCGCCCTGATCCCGGGGACATCGCGTTCCGGCGCCAGCATCATCGGCGGCATGCTGTTCGGCATGTCGCGCAAGGCCGCCACCGAATTTTCCTTTTTCCTGGCGCTGCCGACCCTGTTCGGCGCCACCGTCTATTCGCTGTACAAGGAGCGCGCGCTGCTGTCGGCGGCCGACTTGCCGCTGTTCGGCATTGGCGGCGTGGCGGCGATGGTGTCGGCCTTTTTGTGCGTGCGCTGGCTGCTGCGTTATATCAGCACGCATGATTTCACCTTCTTCGCCTGGTACCGCATCGTCTTCGGCCTGGTGATCCTGTTGACCGCTTTCCAGGGCTGGGTGGACTGGTCGCATTGATGGAACAGCCAGGAATAAACGCGCGCGCGCAACATATCCTCGACAGCGTTTTCGGCTACCCGGCGTTTCGCGGCCAGCAAGCCGAAATCGTCGAACAGATCGCCCTGGGCGGCGATGCGCTGGTGCTGATGCCCACCGGTGGCGGCAAGTCGCTGTGCTACCAGATCCCGGCGCTGTTGCGCGAAGGCGTGGGCGTGGTGGTGTCGCCGCTGATCGCCCTGATGCAGGACCAGGTCGATGCCCTCGATGAAGTCGGCGTGCGCGCCGCCTACCTGAACTCCACGCAAAGCTTCGACGAGATGGTGCAGACCGAGCGCAAGCTGCGCCGCGGCGAGCTCGACCTGGTGTACGTGGCGCCGGAGCGCCTGATGACGCCGCGCTGCCTCGAATTGCTGGAATCCTCGAAGATCGCCCTGTTCGCCATCGACGAGGCGCACTGCGTGTCGCAATGGGGGCACGACTTCCGTCCGGAATACATCAAGCTGTCGGTGCTGCACGAGCGCTTTCCCGAGGTGCCGCGCATTGCCTTGACTGCCACCGCCGACCAGCAGACGCGCGAAGAAATCATCGAACGCCTGCAGTTGCAGAATGCGCTGCAATTCGTTTCTTCCTTCGATCGACCCAACATCCGCTACCAGATCGTCGAAAAAGCCAACGCCCGCAAGCAGTTGCTCGACTTTATCGAAAACGAGCATCCCGGCGACGCCGGCATCGTGTATTGCCTGTCGCGCAAGAAGGTCGAGGAAGTCGCCGAATTTCTGAACGCTAGCGGCGTCACCGCGCTGCCGTACCACGCCGGCATGGAAACCGCCACGCGCAGCGCCAACCAGTCGCGCTTTTTGCGCGAGGAATCGATCGTGATGGTGGCGACGATCGCCTTCGGCATGGGCATCGACAAGCCGGATGTGCGCTTCGTCTGCCACCTCGATCTGCCGAAAAGCATCGAGGGCTATTACCAGGAAACCGGCCGCGCCGGCCGTGACGGCGCTCCGGCCAACGCCTGGATGGCGTATGGCTTGCAGGACGTGGTGCAGCAGCGCCGCATGATCGACCAGTCCGAAGCCGACGACGGCTTCAAGCGGGTGCAAGGCGCCAAGCTCGATGCCATGCTGGGCCTGTGCGAAACCCTGTCGTGCCGGCGCGTGCGCCTGCTGGAGTATTTCGGCCAGGGCGCCAGCCCTTGCGGCAATTGCGATACCTGCCTGAATCCGCCGGTCTCCTTCGATGCCACGGTGCCGGTGCAAAAGTTGCTGTCGGCGATTTATCGGGTTGACCAGCGCTTCGGCGCCATGCACGTGATGGATGTCTTGCGCGGCGTGGACTCAGACAAGATCAAGCAATGGCAGCATGAGCAGCTGTCGGTATTCGGCATCGGTGCCGAGCGCGGCGACGCCGAATGGCGCGCTATCCTGCGCCAGGCCATCGCCATGGGGCTGGTGGCGGTTGACCACGACAGCTTCAATGCCCTGAAGCTCACTGACGCGGCGCGGCCAGTCCTGCGCGGCGAGAAAAAAATCCTGCTGCGCGAATACCAGAAACCGGTCAGCCAGAGGAAAAAAGGCGTCAAGCCGAAGGGCTATGTGGAAAGCGATCTGTCGACGCAGGAGCAGACGGTGTTCGACAAGCTGCGCTGGTGGCGCGTGGAAACCGCGCGCAAGCACAATGTGCCAGCCTATGTGATCTTTCACGATGCCACCATGCGCGAAATCGCCAAAGCCCGGCCGGCCTCGCTGGACGACCTGCGCCATGTCTCCGGCGTCGGCGAGAAAAAGCTGGAAACCTATGGCGCGGAAATCATCGCGCTGATGGCCGAGCTGGCTTAAAATCTGCCGGTCCACCGGCTTTGCCACAGTATTCCCCATGGAAATCGACACCATTCGCCAGCGCCTGCGCGCGCTGGGCGCCAAACCGGAACACGAGCAACGCGTATTGCGCGACTGGCTGCAAGCGCGTCCCCATGATCAGGGACGGCGCCGCCCGCAGGATTATTTGCCGCTGGCGCTGCGCGAGGCGCTGCCCGCGCTCGACGCCGAATTGCGCGGCATGGTCCAGCTGCTTTCTACTCATCCGACCGAGGATGGCTCGGCCCGCCTGCTGGTCGGTTTGCATGACGGCCAGACCGTGGAAAGCGTGCTGTTGCCGCGCGATGGATTGTGCGTCTCCAGCCAGGTCGGCTGCGCGGTCGGTTGCCAGTTCTGCATGACGGGGCGCAGCGGCCTGATCCGCCAGCTCACCAGCGGCGAGATCGTCGCCCAGGTGGTGCTGGGGCGCCAGCAGCGCATGGTCAAGAAAGTCGTCTTCATGGGCATGGGCGAACCCGCCCACAACCTCGATAACGTGCTGGAAGCCATCCAGCTGCTGGGTACCGAGGGCAATTTCGGTCACAAGAACCTGGTGTTCTCGACGGTGGGCGATCCGCGCGTGTTCGAGCGCCTGCCGCAGGGAGTGGTCAAGCCGGCGCTGGCATTGTCCCTGCACACCACCAAGCCTGCATTGCGCGAGCAGTTGTTGCCGCGTGCGCCCAGGCTGACGCCGCGGGAACTGGTGGATCTGGCTGAACAGTACGGCCGCGCCACGGCCTATCCCGTGCAATACCAGTGGACCCTGCTGGAGGATATCAATGATGGCGACGATGAAATCGAGGGCATCGTGGATCTGCTCAAAGGCAAACACGCGGTGCTGAACATGATTCCCTACAATACCATTCCGGATCTGCACTTCCGGCGCCCGTCCCCGGAACGTGCCCGCACAATGGTGCGCTTGCTGCACCAGCGCGGCGTGCTGGCCAACCTGCGCGATTCGGCGGCGCAGGATGTCGACGGCGGCTGCGGCCAGTTGCGGGCGCGCGCAAGCGCTGCGGCAGGGCGCACCATCACGATACATTCTGCATGATCCGCATGCGGCCATTTTTCTTTTCTATTTCTTGACGATCCCAGTGACCTTCGCCACCTTTGGTTTGATTGACCCGCTGCTCAGCGCGCTCGACACGCTCGGCTACAAAACCCCGACACCCGTGCAGGTGCAGGCGATTCCGGCCGTGCTGGCCGGGCGTGACCTGATGGCCGCCGCGCAAACCGGCACCGGCAAGACCGCAGGCTTTGCGTTGCCGCTGCTGCATCGGCTGACCATGGAAGGTCCGCAAGTGGCCAGCAATTCGGTGCGCGTGCTGGTGCTGGTGCCGACGCGCGAACTGGCCGAACAGGTGTATGAAAGTTTTCGCGACTACGGCTTGCACCTGCCCTTGCGCATGGCCGTGGCCTATGGCGGCGTGAGCATCAATCCGCAGATGATGAAGCTGCGCAAAGGTCTCGATGTGCTGGTGGCCACGCCCGGGCGCCTGCTCGACCTGTACCGGCAGAACGCGGTCAAGTTCACGCAATTGCAGACGCTGGTGCTCGACGAGGCCGACCGCATGCTCGATCTCGGATTTTCGCGCGAGCTCAACGCGGTGTTCGACGCGCTGCCGAAACGCCGGCAGACGCTGCTTTTTTCAGCGACTTTCTCGGACGCCATCCGCACCCTGGCAGGCACGCTGCTGCTGGACCCGGTCAGTATCGAGGTCAGCCCGCGCAATACCACCGCCAAAAGCGTCAGGCAGTGGATGGTGCCGGTGGATAAAAAACGCAAACCCGAGCTATTCCTGCATCTGTTGAAGAAAAAGCGCTGGGTCCAGGTGCTGGTATTCGTCAAGACCCGCAAGGGCGTCGATCAACTAGTCGAGACGCTGCAGGCGCAGGGCGTCAGCGCCGATTCGATCCATGGCGACAAGCCGCAACCGGCCCGCCTGCGCGCGCTGGAACGCTTCAAGGCAGCGCAGGTGCAGGTATTGGTGGCCACCGACGTGGCGGCACGCGGGCTGGATATCGACGACCTGCCGCAAGTGGTCAACTTCGACCTGCCCATCGTCGCCGAAGACTATATTCACCGGATCGGCCGCACCGGCCGTGCGGGTGCCGCAGGCGAGGCGGTTTCGCTGGTCTGTGCGGACGAGGTGCAGTTATTGGCTGCGATCGAAACCTTGACCCGTCAGACCTTGAAGCGCATTGAGGAGCGAGAATTTGAACCGGAGCACCGCGTGCCCATGACCGATGCGAGTGGACAGGTGCTGAAAAAACCCAAGAAGCTCAAGAAGCCGAAGTTCGGCAAGGAACGCTAGCGTTTGGCGAACACCAGGTCCCAGACGCCGTGGCCGAGTTTGATGCCGCGCTTCTCGAACTTGGTATTGGGCCGGTAGGCGGGGCGTTCGGCGTAATTTTCGGCGGTATTTTGCAAAGTCGGCTCAGCCGACAGCACTTCCAGCATCTGTTCCGCATACTCTTGCCAGTCGGTGGCGCAGTGCAGGTAGCCGCCGGGGGCAATGCGCGAGGCCAGCAGGCTGACGAACGCCGGCTGGATCAGCCGGCGCTTGTTGTGGCGCGCCTTGTGCCAGGGATCGGGAAAGAACACATGCACGCCGGCCAGCGAGTCGGGCGCGATCATGTTGGTGACGACTTCGACCGCATCGTGCTGGAGGATGCGCAGATTCTGCAAACCCTGTTCGCCGATCAGCTTCAGCAGGCTGCCCACGCCCGGCGTATGCACTTCCACCCCCAGGAAATTCTTTTCCGGCATGCCGGCGGCAATCGTCGCCGTGGTGTCGCCCATGCCGAAGCCGATTTCCAGGATGGTCGGCGCCGTGCGGCCGAAGGCGGCATCGACGTCGAGCAGGGCCTTCTGGTAGGGCAGGCAGAACTGCGGGCCGAATTCTTCCAGCGCACGCGCCTGGCCCGTGGACAGGCGGCCGGCACGGGTAACGAAGCTGCGGATGCGGCGCTCGGTCGGGTCGTAGAACAGGGGTTTGCCGGCGGCGTTTTCTGGGAGGTCGGACATGCTGTGGTCGTGAAGTGGTCGCAATGGCAAAACATGGGTGTTGTGCCAACAAAAAGGCACCGGCTTGCGGTGCCTGGAAAACTGGAGCGGGTGAAGGGAATCGAACCCTCGTCGTAAGCTTGGGAAGCTTCTGCTCTACCATTGAGCTACACCCGCGACAGGCGCATTTTACGCGGGTTTGATGGTGTTCGGCAAATGACCAAGAATGGGTGGCGTGCTGGAAAGAAGGGAGTCCGATTCGTTGAAAATTTGCGTTTTCTCAAATCAGCATAAAAATTGATATGTAAGATAATTTCCAACTGGAAACATTTCCAATTTAAAATGCCGCTCGCGATAGCGACCTGATGAGCCATGTCAAGCGTCCATGGAAATTGAAAAACAAGAAAACGGTATAGTGACATGAATAATCAAGTATCTTCCTCCCCTCGACTGGATTTACAAGCCGTTTATAACGCGCTCAATCAGATTCAAGCGATCATCGAGTTTGAACTCGACGGCACCATCATTCATGCCAACGACAACTTTCTAGGCGCGATGGGCTATTCACTTGAAGAAGTGGCGGGCAAGCACCATTCCATGTTTTGCGACCTGGCCTATGTGAAAACCCAGGAGTACAAACAGTTCTGGGAGAAGCTGGCAAGCGGCGCAGCCGATCAGGCAGAATACAAGCGCATCGCCAAGGGAGGCCGCGACGTCTGGATCAATGCTTCCTACAATCCGATATTCGATGCGCAGGGCAAGCCCTGTAAAATTGTCAAGTTCGCTACCGATGTCACGGCAAGCAAGATGATCAATGCCGAGTTTGCAGGCAAGATCCATGCGATCAGCAAGGCCCAGGCAGTCATCGAATTCAATCTTGACGGCACCATCATCACCGCCAATGATAATTTTCTGGCGACCATGGGATACACGCTCGATGAAATCAAGGGTGAGCACCACCGCATGTTCTGCGAGGAATCCCTTGTCAAGAGCGCCGACTACAGCCAGTTCTGGAAAAAATTGGGAGCAGGGCAGTTCGATGCCGGCGAATACAAACGTATCGCCAAGGGCGGCCACGAAGTCTGGATCAATGCCTCTTACAATCCGATCTTCAATGCCGATGGCGTGCCGTTCAAGGTCGTCAAATACGCTTCAGACATCAGCGACTCCAAGCTGAAAAACGCGGAATTTGAAGGCAAGATCCATGCGATCAGCAAGGCACAGGCGGTGATCGAGTTTGACATGAACGGAATCATCCTCGATGCCAACGACAACTTCCTGAATGCGATGGACTATTCGCTGGAAGACATCAAGGGCAAGCATCACCGCATGTTCTGCAATGACGACTATGCTGCCAGTGCCGACTATAAAAGATTCTGGCAGAAGCTCAATCGCGGCGAATTCGATAGCGGCCGCTACAAGCGCCTTGGCAACAATGATAAGGAAATCTGGATCCAGGCCACCTATAACCCGATCATGGATTGGAATGGCAAGCCTTGCAAGGTCGTCAAATTCGCCACCGACGTCACCGAGCAGGTCAATCTGGAAAACGGCATTCAAGCGAAGTCGCAAAACGACAGCCGGAAAGTCAATGAACTGCTGGAATCGGTTGGCCGTGCGGCGCAGGGCGATCTGACATGTAATATCAAGATCGAAGGCACGGAACCCATTGATCTGCTTGCCGAAGGCATCAAGAAAATGATCGTTGACCTGCGGGGGGTGATCGGCAACGTGGTGAATTCCGCCGGCAGCTTTTCGGATATGTCCAAGGCGATCGCGGACCAGTCGAACGGCGTGGCGGCAGGCGCACAGACGCTGGGCGCGACCGTTGAGGAAATGAACGCTTCCATTGAGGGCTTGACATCGTCCATCAACACGATCGCGGCCAATACGCGCAATGCCGATCATCTTGCAAAGTCCACGCAACAAGAAGCGGAGCTCGGAGCGAAAGCCGTCGCCAAATCGATCGAAGCCATGGACCTGATCAATCGCTCGTCTGAGGACATTGGCGAGATTGTCAAGGTCATTGGCGAGATTGCCAACCAGACCAATATGCTTGCGTTCAACGCAGCGATCGAAGCGGCGCGGGCGGGCGAACATGGGCTGGGTTTCTCTGTCGTGGCCGATGAAGTGCGCAAGCTGGCAGAACGCTCATCGCAAGCCACAAAGGAAATTTCCAAACTGATCAATGAGTCGGTCAAACGGGTGTCGATGGGCAGTGAAATTTCCAGGAAAGCCAGTGATGCGTTCGACAAAATCGTCTCCGGTGTCGCCAAGACTACGCAGGCAATTTCCGAGATTTCCATTGCGGCCGACGAGCAGTTGCTGACAGCCAAGGAAGTCAGCGTCGCCATCCAGCACATCGCGGAAGAGACCGAGAAATCCGCAGCCTCCTGCGATAGCATTGCGCGCTCCACCGATGGACTGAACCAGAATGCGGGCGATTTGAACAAAACTGTATCGGGCTTTGTTGTCTGAGGTCATGCAGGCTGCTGCGGACATCGATGCCGCGACACTGACCGCTCTGATCCAGCTGGTGCGCAAGCACACCGGCATGGCGATGACCGAGAAGAAAAGCATTCTGCTGCAGGGGCGATTGCGGCCCCGGCTGCTTGCGCTTTCCCTCGGCAGCTATCGGGACTATCTGCATGTCGTCGAAAAAGACCTGGACGAGGTGCAGTTGTTCATCAACATGGTGACCACCAACGACACCCTTTTTTTTCGCACGCCGCTTGTCTGGGATTTTTTCTCCGTACAGTTCCTGCCCGAATGGCAACGCGATCATGCCGGCCAGACGCTCAGAATCTGGTCGGCTGCAGCGGCCAGCGGGGAAGAGGCATATTCCATCGCAATGCTGTGCGAGGAGTTCCGGCAGCATGCTGCGGACTTTCAGTACCAGATTCTGGCAACCGACATATCCACCGAAACGTTGGCTGCCGCACGGGAAGGCCTGTATCGCGGGCGTTCGCTCGACAAGATCAAGGCGTCGCAGCCCAGGCTGCTGGAAAAATATTTTTATCCGCACGAAGATGGCCGGCGTATCGCAGCGGAATTGAAGAACCGCATTCGATTTGCGGAACACAATCTCCTCTGCCAATTGCAGACACCGGCACGATTTGACATTGTTTTCCTGCGCAATGTACTGATTTATTTTGATGCGCAAAGCCAGGAACGCATCGTGAATCTGGTACGCGGGGTGATGAGTGATGACGCCAGGCTTATTCTGGGCGAGTCTGAGTCGCTGAGTCGGTTGACCACCCCTTTTCAATTTGAAAAATCGCAAATCTATCGCGTCGATCCGGTGCTGGCATGAACGAGCATTCCGCGCAGATTGTCGGCATGGGTGAGCTGAAGATCGGCGGTCGAGGCGACGTTCTGAAGGCCACGCTCGGCTCCTGCATTGGCATAGCGTTCCTCTGGAAAGGCGGCGGGCGCTGCGGGTTGGCGCATTGCCTGCTTTCGGAAGCGCCGGAGCCCGGATTGCGAATCGGCGCCCGCTACGTCAACCAGGCGATACCATCGCTCTTGAAGCTGATGGGCATCAGAAAAATGGACTACCCGGATATCGAGGTCATCGTGGCCGGCGGCGCTCGCATGTTCAGCATCAGGCAGAGTAGCGGGGACGTGGGCAAAGCGAATGCAGAAGCGGCGCAGAAATACCTGCTGCAATACGGGCTGACTGTGACGCGCAGCGAAATTGGCGGCAGACGTGGCCGCCAGATTGTCATCGATTGCGGCCAGCCGAGCGTTCGCATTAAAGAAATCATGGGGTAACCCGAGGAGCAATACCATGAACGTGCTTGAAAAGCAGGGCAGTCCGTCGCCAGCCGCATGCCTGCCGGACATCGAGGCGCCAACCGAGAATATTGCGAAAATCACGGCCGCTGCGCGCGTAACCGCGCCGGAAGCCAAGGCGGCTGCAACAGCGGCGCCGGTGGAGGCCGCTGCAGCATCGGCGGAATTATTCGGTTCCTTCATCCTGGGTGATGAGGAATTCGCGCTATCCGCCAGAGACATCCGCGAGGTGGTGAACGTTCCCGAAAAGCTCACGGCGATCCCCTTATCGCCGGCGTTTCTCGAGGGGATTTTCACGTTGCGCGGCTCTGTTATTCCGGTGCTGAATCTCGGAAAAATTTTCGATGCCGCCGCGCCCGCAGCCGATCGCTCGCAGAAGATCGCGATTGTCGATCACGATCAGGTACAGGTCGGCATCCTGTTTCATGACACCGGCGAGATTTTGCGGGTGCGTCCCGAGCAGCGTTGCCAACTGCACTACAAGAATCCAGCCATCCATGGCGTGATTGCCGGCACGATCCGGTTGGACGATGGCGCGCGTCTGTTGCAGATTCTCGATCCTGCGGCCCTGATCAGCATCGAGAACGTGCCGCAAATTCTCGCCCTCAAATCGGCAGGCCGCGAAGAAAAAAGCAGTCATTTCCACCGTCAGGCGGAACGTCGCCAGTGCGTATCTTTCCGTGTGAGAGGAACCCCCTTTGCGTTCGAGATGAAGGCCATACAGGAAATCATCAGCGTTCCCGAGTTGAAGGGCTCGGTCCTCAACAGCAATCTGTGCATCGGCAGGATCAATCTGCGCGGTAACGCGGTCGCGATAGTGGATTTTGCCAGGCTGCTGAATTTTCCGGATGCCGGCGAACCGGCATCGGCCGAGCAGCGCATCGTCATCGCGCGCATCGGCGATGCCGCGATCGGTCTGCTGGTGGATTCGGTCGACAATATATTCAGTTTCTTTCCAGGCGATCTCCTGCCCGTTCCTCTGTTGAGCAAAACCCGCGCTGCCATGTTCGTCGGCTGCATTCACAAGCAAGGCATGGGCGAAGTTCTATTCCTGAATCACGAGGCGATTTTTTCTCAGGCCGAAATCCTCGACATCACGAAGGGGCATACCAATTTATATCGTCAGGAAGCGCTCGCCGACGATAGCCCGAGCAGGAAAGGCGGCGGCAATCTGCATCGGCAGGTGTACATTACATTTTCCTTGGGACATTCTTGCGCGGTGGAGATCAAGCAGATCCGGGAGATCATCGATTTTCCCAGTGACGTGCTCAAGCCGCCGGGCTTGCCGCAGTTTGTGTATGGCATTCTGAATCTGCGGCGGCAGATGATCACCCTCATCGACTTGCGCAGCCTGTACCGGATGCCGCCCGCAACAGACAGGTCCGATATCAAGATACTGGTGGTCGAGCGTGGCGATGAGCGTTATGGCCTGATGGTCGACGCGGTCGAGAATATTGTGACCGTTTCCGATAGAGACCGCATTTCGACGCCGAAAATCATGCGCAGCCGTGCAAACGCGGATATGCGCAGCGAAATGCAGGAAATCATCGACATTGCCGCTGACGATAACGCCAGGCAGACATTCAGCGTTTTCTATATTGATATTTTCCTGGAACGCCTGCTGCTGGAAATGGCTATCGCTTGATATTTTGCCGGCGGGTCTGGCCGTAAAGGGAACAGGGATGCCGGCCGCGGCAACGCGGTCCGAACTTCCAGCGCCACTTCTCTCATTCCCATGCCGGTTACCGGTTGCTGCGCGCTGCCGCCGGTGTGGCGGCAATGGACAGCTTGTAGGCGCTCTCGCCCTGTCCGAATTCAAGGGTTGAGCTTTGAGATCGTGCCGTAGGCCTGGCCGCCCACCAGTTTCAGGGATTTAAGCCAATCCAGGGTTGTCGCAACCTGAAAGTCGGTTGGCCCTTTTATGGAAAACATGATTCTCCGGCTTAGGCTATTGGCAGGGTCATGGGCGATGATGACGGGCGGTGCGCTCGATGGCGGTATACCGGCGACGATGAGTTTGCTTAATTCGGTGATTTGTTCGTCGGTGCCGTCTACCAGTATCTCGATGTCCAGTTTGCTGTTTGCAGGGTCGATGCTGTTAATAATCATTGGATGCTCCGTAGATGATTGATCAGGCAGACTTGCTGAAAAGCTTGATCAGTGTACTCCATGCAGCGGCGCGGCATCAACCGGCGGGTGTCGATCGTGATCGATCTGGCGGTCGTGAAAACCGGCGCAGCGGATTCGCTTGCTTTTGCGATCGTTCCGTCGACCGGCTTGCAGATGTATCGCTTGTAAGCAAATGCATCATTTGATTGCCTGACGACAGCCATCCGCTAAAGTGAATCCATCACAACGTCGATTGGAGATCACAATGAAACGCATCCTCTGTACTGCCGCCGCAGCGGGTTGAAGTCGTGCCTGCCCAGCGCCGGGGCTATGAATGGGCGCCAGGCTACTGGAACTGGAATGGCAGACGGCACGTATGGGTGGCGGGCCATTGGGAGCGCGCTCGGCCCGGATATGCCTATCAGCGCCCCGAGTGGCGCCAGGAGCGTGATGGCTGGCGTCTGAACCGCGGTGGATGGCAGCGTGGCCCGGCCCATGACCACCGCAAGCATTATGAAAATCGCGGCAATGGT
This window harbors:
- a CDS encoding DUF1439 domain-containing protein; this translates as MKMTRVLPRLCLAVVACMLAACAGLLGPRNMEVPLSTLQASLEKRFPFNSRYLELFDIQLSAPRLRLQPDGNRVLTSFDAAIAPAWLKRSWQGNFALSGVLAIDPAKNAVILTEPRVETLNINGLDAKYASQLTKIGGLLVEQVFRGMPIYTFQPEDFRYGGASFLPTKINTQGNGLVVTFEPVK
- a CDS encoding undecaprenyl-diphosphate phosphatase, producing MDFTIVIKTLIMGIVEGLTEFLPISSTGHLILAGSLLDFGSDITSDKLKVFEIAIQSGAMLAVCWEYRVKIAGVLAGLFSDGKAQKFSLNVVAAFLPAAILGLLFNKAITAALFSPVPVALAFIIGGFIILWVERRNRTNPVAVRIESVDDMNLLDAVKVGCAQAFALIPGTSRSGASIIGGMLFGMSRKAATEFSFFLALPTLFGATVYSLYKERALLSAADLPLFGIGGVAAMVSAFLCVRWLLRYISTHDFTFFAWYRIVFGLVILLTAFQGWVDWSH
- the recQ gene encoding DNA helicase RecQ, coding for MEQPGINARAQHILDSVFGYPAFRGQQAEIVEQIALGGDALVLMPTGGGKSLCYQIPALLREGVGVVVSPLIALMQDQVDALDEVGVRAAYLNSTQSFDEMVQTERKLRRGELDLVYVAPERLMTPRCLELLESSKIALFAIDEAHCVSQWGHDFRPEYIKLSVLHERFPEVPRIALTATADQQTREEIIERLQLQNALQFVSSFDRPNIRYQIVEKANARKQLLDFIENEHPGDAGIVYCLSRKKVEEVAEFLNASGVTALPYHAGMETATRSANQSRFLREESIVMVATIAFGMGIDKPDVRFVCHLDLPKSIEGYYQETGRAGRDGAPANAWMAYGLQDVVQQRRMIDQSEADDGFKRVQGAKLDAMLGLCETLSCRRVRLLEYFGQGASPCGNCDTCLNPPVSFDATVPVQKLLSAIYRVDQRFGAMHVMDVLRGVDSDKIKQWQHEQLSVFGIGAERGDAEWRAILRQAIAMGLVAVDHDSFNALKLTDAARPVLRGEKKILLREYQKPVSQRKKGVKPKGYVESDLSTQEQTVFDKLRWWRVETARKHNVPAYVIFHDATMREIAKARPASLDDLRHVSGVGEKKLETYGAEIIALMAELA
- a CDS encoding RNA methyltransferase, whose translation is MEIDTIRQRLRALGAKPEHEQRVLRDWLQARPHDQGRRRPQDYLPLALREALPALDAELRGMVQLLSTHPTEDGSARLLVGLHDGQTVESVLLPRDGLCVSSQVGCAVGCQFCMTGRSGLIRQLTSGEIVAQVVLGRQQRMVKKVVFMGMGEPAHNLDNVLEAIQLLGTEGNFGHKNLVFSTVGDPRVFERLPQGVVKPALALSLHTTKPALREQLLPRAPRLTPRELVDLAEQYGRATAYPVQYQWTLLEDINDGDDEIEGIVDLLKGKHAVLNMIPYNTIPDLHFRRPSPERARTMVRLLHQRGVLANLRDSAAQDVDGGCGQLRARASAAAGRTITIHSA
- a CDS encoding DEAD/DEAH box helicase, translating into MTFATFGLIDPLLSALDTLGYKTPTPVQVQAIPAVLAGRDLMAAAQTGTGKTAGFALPLLHRLTMEGPQVASNSVRVLVLVPTRELAEQVYESFRDYGLHLPLRMAVAYGGVSINPQMMKLRKGLDVLVATPGRLLDLYRQNAVKFTQLQTLVLDEADRMLDLGFSRELNAVFDALPKRRQTLLFSATFSDAIRTLAGTLLLDPVSIEVSPRNTTAKSVRQWMVPVDKKRKPELFLHLLKKKRWVQVLVFVKTRKGVDQLVETLQAQGVSADSIHGDKPQPARLRALERFKAAQVQVLVATDVAARGLDIDDLPQVVNFDLPIVAEDYIHRIGRTGRAGAAGEAVSLVCADEVQLLAAIETLTRQTLKRIEEREFEPEHRVPMTDASGQVLKKPKKLKKPKFGKER
- the trmB gene encoding tRNA (guanosine(46)-N7)-methyltransferase TrmB, with product MSDLPENAAGKPLFYDPTERRIRSFVTRAGRLSTGQARALEEFGPQFCLPYQKALLDVDAAFGRTAPTILEIGFGMGDTTATIAAGMPEKNFLGVEVHTPGVGSLLKLIGEQGLQNLRILQHDAVEVVTNMIAPDSLAGVHVFFPDPWHKARHNKRRLIQPAFVSLLASRIAPGGYLHCATDWQEYAEQMLEVLSAEPTLQNTAENYAERPAYRPNTKFEKRGIKLGHGVWDLVFAKR
- a CDS encoding methyl-accepting chemotaxis protein, with the translated sequence MNNQVSSSPRLDLQAVYNALNQIQAIIEFELDGTIIHANDNFLGAMGYSLEEVAGKHHSMFCDLAYVKTQEYKQFWEKLASGAADQAEYKRIAKGGRDVWINASYNPIFDAQGKPCKIVKFATDVTASKMINAEFAGKIHAISKAQAVIEFNLDGTIITANDNFLATMGYTLDEIKGEHHRMFCEESLVKSADYSQFWKKLGAGQFDAGEYKRIAKGGHEVWINASYNPIFNADGVPFKVVKYASDISDSKLKNAEFEGKIHAISKAQAVIEFDMNGIILDANDNFLNAMDYSLEDIKGKHHRMFCNDDYAASADYKRFWQKLNRGEFDSGRYKRLGNNDKEIWIQATYNPIMDWNGKPCKVVKFATDVTEQVNLENGIQAKSQNDSRKVNELLESVGRAAQGDLTCNIKIEGTEPIDLLAEGIKKMIVDLRGVIGNVVNSAGSFSDMSKAIADQSNGVAAGAQTLGATVEEMNASIEGLTSSINTIAANTRNADHLAKSTQQEAELGAKAVAKSIEAMDLINRSSEDIGEIVKVIGEIANQTNMLAFNAAIEAARAGEHGLGFSVVADEVRKLAERSSQATKEISKLINESVKRVSMGSEISRKASDAFDKIVSGVAKTTQAISEISIAADEQLLTAKEVSVAIQHIAEETEKSAASCDSIARSTDGLNQNAGDLNKTVSGFVV